GTACTGCTGGCCAGTTCGGAAGTCACCGTGAGTGTTTCATCTGCGAGATGCCATTCGGCGATCTGCCAGATGTACTCAAGGCATTCGGCGGGGGTGATTTTGGAATCGGTGTCGATGACGCCGCGCTCGACCAGCGCTTGATAGACACTGTCTGCGCGGCGCTCGGCGGCCGCGCAGAGCATGTACCGCTCGAATTCGACATTGGCGGGTGCCATCTGGTTGAACAGGCCGAAGTCTAGGAAGATCAGCTTGCCGTCCGCGCCCCCGAAAATATTTCCGGGATGGGGATCGCCGCAGAACTCATGGCTCAGAAACAGTGAGCCTATGTAGAACCGGTAGATCAGTTCGCCGATCTCGTTACGTTGTGTGCCAGGACGAATCGTGAGTTCGTCGAACGGGAAGCCCTGAACATAGTCGGTGACGAGGACACGCTTGGTGCTGTGTTGGAGCACGCTGTCGGGAACACCGATAAATGGATGTCCCCGGTATGCCTGCGCCATATGATGCTGTGTGCGGGCTTCCTGAAGATAATCCAATTCGCGCTCGATGTTGACAGCGATTTCGTCGATGAATCCGGGGACGCCTACCGATGGCCAAATGGTCTTGCCGAGTTTGGCGAAGAGTGCCAAGTTCCTCAGATCCGCTGTGATGGCTGTTTCGACGCCCGGGTATTGGACCTTGACGGCGACGTCACGCCCGTCGCGCAAACGTGCGCGGTAAACCTGACCGATCGACGCGGCGCCCACCGGCGTCTCGTCGAATTCACTGAACACGCTTGAGAGTCGGCCAATTTCGCTTTCGATCACCTGGCGCATCGCAGGAAAGGGGTGTGGCGGCGCATGGTCGCGGAGCGCCGCCAACTTCTCGCGGAAGCCCTCGCGATGTGATTCTGGTATGAGGTTCAAATCGATGACCGAAAGCATCTGGCCTAGTTTCATCGCGGCACCCTTCATGCCGCCGAGAACCGTGACGAGCCGGTCTGCTGCGTCGATGGTCGCGCGCTCGGACAGGATTTCTCGAGCTCTCTCGGAGCGGCCAATCATGGATAAGCGGGTGCCTGCACCCCGAACGGCTTGCTCGGCCGCGAGCTTGCCGAGCTTGCTTCCACGGATGATCCGTGAACTGCCAACTGCCTTGGCCACCGGGGCTCCCCTTTACTTGATGGTCGGCGTGTATGGGTGCTCTCTGGTAGGCGCGGAGTGAGCGTCAAACGACTGCCGGATTGGCCTTGGTCGCGATGATGAATTGCGCCAGCCCCTCGACATGTTGCGTAACACCGGTTAGGCCCGCGCCGTGGAGAAAGCCGGTGATCTCTTCGCGGCCGAACATCCTGACACCGCTTGTTTTGTACATCACCCGTCCGCGGAGGGACTGGCTCACTCCGCCCGGTGCAAGGCTGGTGAGTATCGCCAGTTTGCCGCCGGGAGCGAGGACGCGCACGAGTTCCTGGATCGCAAGGAACGGCTCGTTGATGAGATACAGCGCGGCCAGGCACGTCACCGCATCCGCCACGTTGTCAGCGAACGGCAGATGTTCAGCGTCCGCGCGTACGTACGCGACACAGGGACCCGAGTTATCCGCAACCGCGCGGCGCAGCATCTGCCGGGAGGCATCCACTCCGACCGCGAGCCCTGCAGGGAATACCTGCGCACCGAACCACCCGGTGAAATTTCCTGGGCCGCAACCGATATCGAGAA
This genomic window from Mycobacteroides chelonae contains:
- a CDS encoding ABC1 kinase family protein; this translates as MAKAVGSSRIIRGSKLGKLAAEQAVRGAGTRLSMIGRSERAREILSERATIDAADRLVTVLGGMKGAAMKLGQMLSVIDLNLIPESHREGFREKLAALRDHAPPHPFPAMRQVIESEIGRLSSVFSEFDETPVGAASIGQVYRARLRDGRDVAVKVQYPGVETAITADLRNLALFAKLGKTIWPSVGVPGFIDEIAVNIERELDYLQEARTQHHMAQAYRGHPFIGVPDSVLQHSTKRVLVTDYVQGFPFDELTIRPGTQRNEIGELIYRFYIGSLFLSHEFCGDPHPGNIFGGADGKLIFLDFGLFNQMAPANVEFERYMLCAAAERRADSVYQALVERGVIDTDSKITPAECLEYIWQIAEWHLADETLTVTSELASSTLVEAIDPRSSARFADITRQRLPAEHLFSRRADFFTLGVLGLLGATNNWHRIAREWLYAEPPVTPVGREIAEWQTRRESARS
- a CDS encoding class I SAM-dependent methyltransferase → MSTSTLPEISAAARAASLLDQHRVARVEATGDGYFDVLGRDAPPIHNIAQWLMRTKFYSTGYQLVRPIGLRLASGIRAPGRDKDRQRIAHWLGLRPGHTILDIGCGPGNFTGWFGAQVFPAGLAVGVDASRQMLRRAVADNSGPCVAYVRADAEHLPFADNVADAVTCLAALYLINEPFLAIQELVRVLAPGGKLAILTSLAPGGVSQSLRGRVMYKTSGVRMFGREEITGFLHGAGLTGVTQHVEGLAQFIIATKANPAVV